The following coding sequences lie in one Streptomyces xiamenensis genomic window:
- a CDS encoding sulfite exporter TauE/SafE family protein — protein sequence MDFMALLGIGLLTGVTTALFGFGGGFVAVPVVVWADAALGPDAMRVAVATSALVMVVNAGFATAVTPRRTLAALRGGGPLLALLAAGAAAGAFAVRYAPAGPVRWAFLGYLALTIADLALRPGFLRPHPRPRPRPLADTTAPARGPLPAALGLPIGAVAAFLGVGGSVLTVPAMRRAGHPMRLATVLANPLTLVMTLPATAVSLGGTVDSAAAQAHAQLVGLVDLRAAGALLLGALPVIALLRRRPPHIPDRAHAWAYLALLCVMTAAMAFAG from the coding sequence GTGGACTTCATGGCTCTGCTCGGCATCGGGCTGCTCACCGGCGTGACGACGGCACTGTTCGGATTCGGCGGCGGCTTCGTCGCCGTCCCGGTCGTGGTGTGGGCGGACGCCGCCCTCGGACCGGACGCGATGCGGGTGGCGGTGGCCACCTCCGCCCTGGTGATGGTGGTGAACGCGGGATTCGCGACCGCCGTCACCCCGCGCCGCACCCTGGCCGCGCTGCGCGGCGGCGGACCACTGCTGGCACTGCTGGCGGCCGGGGCGGCGGCCGGCGCGTTCGCCGTGCGGTACGCCCCGGCCGGGCCGGTGCGCTGGGCCTTCCTCGGCTACCTCGCCCTCACCATCGCCGACCTGGCGCTGCGCCCCGGCTTCCTGCGCCCGCACCCCCGTCCCCGTCCCCGACCTCTGGCGGACACCACCGCGCCCGCCCGTGGCCCGCTGCCCGCCGCCCTCGGCCTGCCGATCGGCGCCGTGGCGGCCTTCCTCGGCGTGGGCGGCAGCGTGCTGACCGTCCCCGCGATGCGGCGGGCCGGACACCCGATGCGGCTGGCCACCGTGCTGGCCAACCCGCTCACCCTCGTCATGACGCTGCCGGCCACCGCCGTCTCGCTGGGCGGCACCGTGGACAGCGCCGCCGCGCAGGCGCACGCCCAACTGGTGGGCCTCGTCGACCTGCGCGCCGCCGGGGCCCTGCTGCTCGGCGCGCTCCCGGTCATCGCCCTGCTGCGCCGTCGCCCGCCCCACATCCCCGACCGCGCCCACGCCTGGGCGTACCTGGCCCTGCTGTGCGTGATGACGGCCGCGATGGCGTTCGCCGGCTAG
- a CDS encoding alpha/beta fold hydrolase — translation MSATSENTARTESAVVSADGTTIAFQRSGSGPAVILVASALADRSDSAKLAGLLARHFTVINYDRRGRGASGDGARYAVEREIEDIAALLEHCGGSAAVFGSSSGAVLALRAAAAGLDIPRLALYEPPFAVDGDAFGPPADFAGRIDALLAEDRRGEAVKLFMTKAQGMPGLLVASMRLMPGVWSGLTALAPTLPYDIAVMGDTQRGEPLNADEWSSVPSRTLVLTGGKSPEGFHRAARALTEVLPHAEHRTLDGLNHGAVVMAPKKLAPSLVPFLGG, via the coding sequence GTGTCCGCGACGAGTGAGAACACGGCCCGTACGGAATCGGCCGTCGTTTCGGCCGACGGCACCACGATCGCGTTCCAGCGGTCCGGCAGCGGACCAGCGGTGATCCTGGTGGCCTCGGCACTGGCCGACCGGTCCGACAGCGCCAAGCTCGCCGGGCTGCTGGCCCGGCACTTCACCGTCATCAACTACGACCGCCGGGGCCGCGGGGCGAGCGGTGACGGCGCGCGGTACGCGGTCGAGCGCGAGATCGAGGACATCGCGGCGCTGCTGGAGCACTGCGGCGGGTCGGCCGCGGTGTTCGGCAGTTCCTCCGGCGCCGTGCTGGCCCTGCGCGCCGCGGCGGCCGGTCTGGACATCCCCCGGCTGGCGCTCTACGAGCCGCCGTTCGCGGTCGACGGCGACGCCTTCGGCCCGCCGGCGGACTTCGCCGGTCGGATCGACGCGCTGCTCGCCGAGGACCGGCGCGGGGAGGCGGTGAAGCTCTTCATGACCAAGGCCCAGGGCATGCCGGGGCTCCTCGTCGCCTCGATGCGGCTGATGCCCGGCGTGTGGTCCGGCCTCACCGCGCTCGCCCCCACCCTGCCGTACGACATCGCCGTGATGGGCGACACCCAGCGGGGCGAGCCGCTGAACGCCGACGAGTGGTCGTCGGTGCCCTCCCGGACCCTGGTGCTCACGGGCGGCAAGAGCCCCGAGGGTTTCCACCGGGCCGCGCGGGCACTCACCGAGGTGCTGCCCCACGCCGAGCACCGCACGCTCGACGGCCTCAACCACGGGGCGGTGGTCATGGCACCCAAGAAGCTCGCACCGAGCCTCGTCCCGTTCCTGGGCGGCTGA
- a CDS encoding HAD-IC family P-type ATPase, translated as MSQGAGGGRTPVTRIADDQPGGGPGGTDRHTGLTSAEVAERVARGEVNDVPVRASRSVGEIIRGNVFTLFNAIMGVLFAVILVVGPLKDGLFGGVVLFNALIGIIQELRAKKTLDSLAVIGESRPTVRRDGAAKEVANAEIVLGDLIELGPGDKVVVDGVVTESDGLEIDESLLTGEADPVVKQPGDTVMSGSFVVAGGGAFTATKVGREAYAAQLAEEASRFTLVNSELRNGIAKILKFCIMLMIPASIGLMISQLLVERADTFEAIRRTVAGIVVMVPEGLVLITSVAFAIGVIRLGRKQCLVQELPAIEGLARVDVVCLDKTGTLTEGGMDVTDLRVLDGGRDETYARGVLATLGASDPRPNASLAAIIDAYPADSAGDGWRHGETLPFSSARKYSGAELTEPDGARHTWLLGAPDVLLPPGDPQLAAVDELNTQGLRVLLLARAEGRLEDVRASAAPESLTPAALVILEQRLRREAPDTLRYFAEQGVDAKVISGDNAVSVGAVAGKLGLPGADAPVDARQLPQEREQMAEAVEGGAVFGRVSPQQKREMVGALQSKGHNVAMTGDGVNDVLALKDADIGVSMGSGSEATRAVAQIVLLNNSFATLPDVVAEGRRVIGNIERVANLFLTKTVYSVFMAFAVIAAQVPYPFLPRHSTLLSALTIGTPAFFLALAPNKERARPYFVRRVLRLAVPFGLLAGAATFGTYLLARAHYGATAATREAETTAATLTLFLIALWVLTIIARPLTWWRVGLIVTMGTGFLLAISIPFAQDFFELQLVGTQMPLTAVGMAVGAGVLLEVAARIAPKTVPDLPKSMMEEEKEPQAQPAG; from the coding sequence ATGAGTCAAGGGGCAGGCGGGGGCCGTACTCCCGTCACGCGAATCGCGGACGACCAGCCGGGTGGGGGGCCAGGAGGCACGGACCGGCACACCGGTCTGACCAGCGCCGAGGTCGCCGAGCGGGTCGCGCGCGGCGAGGTCAACGACGTACCGGTACGGGCGTCACGATCCGTCGGCGAGATCATCCGCGGCAATGTATTCACACTCTTCAACGCCATCATGGGCGTGCTGTTCGCCGTCATCCTGGTGGTCGGACCGCTCAAGGACGGCCTGTTCGGCGGCGTCGTCCTCTTCAACGCGCTGATCGGCATCATCCAGGAGCTGCGCGCCAAGAAGACGCTCGACAGCCTGGCGGTCATCGGAGAGTCCCGGCCCACCGTCCGGCGCGACGGCGCGGCCAAGGAGGTCGCCAACGCCGAGATCGTGCTGGGCGACCTCATCGAGCTCGGCCCCGGCGACAAGGTCGTGGTCGACGGTGTGGTCACCGAGTCGGACGGCCTGGAGATCGACGAGTCGCTGCTGACCGGCGAGGCCGACCCGGTGGTCAAGCAGCCGGGCGACACCGTGATGTCCGGCAGCTTCGTGGTGGCCGGCGGCGGCGCGTTCACCGCCACCAAGGTGGGACGGGAGGCGTACGCGGCCCAGCTCGCCGAGGAGGCGTCCCGCTTCACGCTGGTCAACTCCGAGCTGCGCAACGGCATCGCCAAGATCCTCAAGTTCTGCATCATGCTGATGATCCCGGCCTCCATCGGCCTGATGATCAGCCAGCTGCTGGTGGAGCGGGCCGACACCTTCGAGGCGATCCGCCGCACCGTGGCCGGCATCGTGGTGATGGTGCCCGAGGGCCTCGTGCTCATCACCTCCGTCGCCTTCGCGATCGGCGTGATCCGGCTGGGCCGCAAGCAGTGCCTGGTGCAGGAACTGCCCGCCATCGAGGGCCTGGCCCGCGTCGATGTGGTGTGCCTGGACAAGACCGGCACCCTCACCGAGGGCGGCATGGACGTCACCGACCTGCGGGTGCTGGACGGCGGCCGGGACGAGACCTACGCACGCGGCGTGCTGGCCACGCTCGGCGCCAGCGACCCGCGCCCGAACGCCTCGCTCGCCGCGATCATCGACGCCTACCCGGCGGACAGCGCCGGGGACGGCTGGCGGCACGGCGAGACACTGCCCTTCTCCTCCGCCCGCAAGTACAGCGGCGCGGAGCTGACCGAGCCGGACGGCGCGCGCCACACCTGGCTGCTGGGCGCCCCCGACGTCCTGCTGCCCCCCGGCGACCCGCAGCTGGCCGCCGTCGACGAGCTGAACACCCAGGGGCTGCGGGTGCTGCTGCTGGCCCGCGCCGAGGGCCGGCTGGAGGACGTCCGGGCCTCGGCGGCACCGGAGTCGCTGACCCCGGCCGCGCTGGTGATCCTGGAGCAGCGGCTGCGCCGCGAGGCCCCCGACACCCTGCGGTACTTCGCCGAACAGGGCGTGGACGCCAAGGTCATCTCCGGGGACAACGCCGTGTCGGTGGGCGCGGTCGCCGGAAAGCTGGGGCTGCCCGGCGCGGACGCCCCGGTGGACGCCCGGCAGCTGCCGCAGGAGCGGGAACAGATGGCGGAGGCCGTCGAGGGCGGCGCCGTCTTCGGCCGGGTCTCCCCGCAGCAGAAGCGGGAGATGGTCGGCGCGCTCCAGTCCAAGGGCCACAACGTGGCGATGACGGGCGACGGCGTGAACGACGTGCTCGCTCTGAAGGACGCCGACATCGGTGTCTCGATGGGCTCGGGCTCGGAGGCCACCCGCGCGGTCGCGCAGATCGTGCTGCTGAACAACAGCTTCGCGACCCTGCCGGACGTGGTGGCCGAGGGACGCCGGGTCATCGGCAACATCGAGCGGGTCGCGAACCTCTTCCTGACGAAGACGGTCTACTCGGTGTTCATGGCGTTCGCGGTGATCGCGGCGCAGGTGCCGTACCCGTTCCTGCCGCGCCACTCCACACTGCTGTCGGCGCTGACCATCGGCACCCCGGCGTTCTTCCTGGCGCTGGCGCCGAACAAGGAGCGGGCCCGCCCGTACTTCGTGCGCAGGGTGCTCAGACTGGCCGTCCCCTTCGGTCTGCTGGCCGGTGCCGCCACCTTCGGCACGTATCTGCTGGCCAGGGCCCACTACGGGGCCACGGCCGCGACCCGTGAGGCGGAGACCACGGCGGCGACGCTGACACTGTTCCTGATCGCGCTGTGGGTGCTGACGATCATCGCCCGGCCGCTCACCTGGTGGCGGGTCGGCCTGATCGTCACGATGGGCACCGGCTTCCTGCTGGCGATCAGCATCCCGTTCGCCCAGGACTTCTTCGAGCTGCAACTGGTCGGCACCCAGATGCCGCTGACGGCCGTGGGCATGGCGGTGGGCGCCGGTGTGCTGCTGGAGGTGGCGGCGCGGATCGCCCCGAAGACGGTCCCCGACCTGCCGAAGTCGATGATGGAGGAGGAGAAGGAGCCGCAGGCCCAGCCGGCCGGCTGA
- a CDS encoding DUF2530 domain-containing protein, which yields MRLGDWTDGKRVAPEPLEGNVVATITVGTLIWGALFVVQVPFYSWFSDHDHTWWVWTCLAGTGLGLLGLWIVRRREAALYAARNSGRDAHGPSADGGPSEQPAP from the coding sequence ATGCGGCTGGGCGATTGGACCGACGGCAAACGGGTGGCACCGGAGCCGCTGGAGGGCAATGTGGTGGCGACCATCACGGTCGGCACCCTCATCTGGGGCGCCCTCTTCGTGGTCCAGGTCCCCTTCTACAGCTGGTTCAGCGACCACGATCACACGTGGTGGGTGTGGACCTGCCTGGCCGGAACCGGTCTGGGACTGCTGGGTCTGTGGATCGTACGGAGGCGCGAAGCCGCCCTGTACGCTGCCCGGAACAGCGGCCGGGACGCGCACGGACCGTCCGCCGATGGCGGGCCCAGTGAGCAGCCCGCCCCTTAG
- a CDS encoding MarR family transcriptional regulator: MPNVTPAARADDAEAVNTLRIAVLRLSRRLRHLRVDRTLSLAEMSALGTLARCGAMTPGELARKEHVQPPSMTRIIALLVDRGLVRLEPHPEDRRQKLVAATDEAEAVLEASRSQRNAWLTQLAEELDEEEWAALREAAPVLHKLAHL; encoded by the coding sequence ATGCCCAACGTGACGCCGGCCGCCCGCGCCGACGATGCCGAAGCGGTCAACACCCTGCGCATCGCCGTCCTGCGGCTCTCCCGCCGCCTGCGCCATCTGCGGGTGGACCGCACGCTCAGCCTCGCCGAGATGTCGGCCCTGGGCACCCTGGCCCGCTGCGGCGCGATGACCCCGGGCGAGCTGGCCCGCAAGGAGCACGTCCAGCCGCCGTCCATGACCCGCATCATCGCCCTGCTCGTGGACCGGGGCCTGGTCCGTCTCGAACCGCACCCCGAGGACCGGCGGCAGAAGCTGGTCGCCGCCACCGACGAGGCCGAGGCGGTGCTGGAGGCGAGCCGCAGCCAGCGTAACGCCTGGCTGACGCAGCTCGCCGAGGAACTCGACGAGGAGGAGTGGGCCGCCCTGCGCGAGGCCGCCCCCGTCCTGCACAAGCTCGCGCACCTCTAG
- a CDS encoding MFS transporter: MSSGPGADSAPAPTDDHHDAPLTTFSSLAVRNYRMFFFGSSISNIGTWMQRIAQDWLVHELTGSAAAVGITTALQFLPMLLFGLYGGVLADRFDKRRLLFVTQSSLGLTGLLLGALTITGHVNVYHVYALAFVVGVVTVVDNPTRQTFVADMVGPRLLPNAVSLNSANFHSARLIGPAVAGVLITAVGGGWAFIVNGLSFAAPIVGLMMMRSSELNASLRAPRRKGQLREGLRYVGSRPELLWPIVLVGFIGTFGFNFPVWAIAFTDGVFDAGAGSYGLLNTLMGAGSVVGALLAARRGSRRMRFTFAAAALFSAVLMLSSAAPFFWVYAVLMVPMGLVAMTFQVSSNAGIQLNTDPEMRGRVISLYMMVFLGGTPIGAPVVGWVTDSFGPRVGMASGGAICLLGTMALALVLARIGGLRLRIDLRAGRRALALVPRDPQPVATTA, from the coding sequence TTGAGTTCGGGACCCGGAGCAGACTCCGCACCCGCACCGACCGACGATCACCACGACGCCCCCCTCACGACCTTCAGCTCCCTCGCGGTCCGCAATTACCGGATGTTCTTCTTCGGGTCCTCGATATCGAACATCGGTACTTGGATGCAGCGGATCGCCCAGGACTGGCTGGTGCACGAGCTGACCGGATCCGCCGCCGCGGTGGGTATCACCACCGCCCTGCAATTCCTGCCGATGCTGCTGTTCGGCCTCTACGGCGGAGTCCTCGCCGACCGCTTCGACAAGCGGCGGCTCCTGTTCGTCACCCAGTCCTCGCTGGGCCTGACCGGCCTGCTGCTGGGCGCCCTGACCATCACCGGTCATGTGAACGTGTACCACGTGTACGCCCTGGCCTTCGTGGTCGGCGTCGTCACCGTGGTCGACAACCCCACCCGCCAGACCTTCGTGGCCGACATGGTCGGCCCCCGGCTGCTGCCGAACGCGGTCTCCCTGAACTCCGCGAACTTCCACTCCGCCCGCCTCATCGGCCCCGCCGTCGCCGGTGTGCTGATCACCGCCGTGGGCGGTGGCTGGGCGTTCATCGTCAACGGGCTCTCGTTCGCCGCGCCCATCGTCGGCCTGATGATGATGCGCTCCTCCGAACTGAACGCCTCCCTCCGCGCCCCACGCAGGAAGGGCCAGCTGCGCGAGGGGCTGCGCTACGTCGGCAGCCGCCCCGAACTGCTGTGGCCGATCGTGCTGGTCGGCTTCATCGGCACCTTCGGGTTCAACTTCCCGGTGTGGGCCATCGCCTTCACGGACGGCGTCTTCGACGCCGGGGCCGGCAGCTACGGCCTGCTGAACACCCTGATGGGCGCCGGCTCGGTCGTCGGCGCGCTGCTGGCCGCCCGGCGCGGCAGCCGGCGGATGCGCTTCACCTTCGCCGCCGCGGCGCTGTTCTCCGCGGTGCTGATGCTGTCCTCGGCCGCGCCGTTCTTCTGGGTCTACGCGGTGCTGATGGTGCCGATGGGCCTGGTGGCGATGACCTTCCAGGTGTCTTCGAACGCCGGCATCCAGCTGAACACCGACCCGGAGATGCGGGGCCGGGTGATCAGCCTCTACATGATGGTCTTCCTCGGCGGCACGCCGATCGGCGCGCCGGTGGTCGGCTGGGTCACCGACAGCTTCGGCCCCCGGGTCGGCATGGCCTCGGGCGGGGCGATCTGCCTGCTGGGCACGATGGCGCTCGCCCTGGTGCTCGCGAGAATCGGCGGCCTGCGGCTGCGCATCGACCTGCGGGCCGGGCGCCGGGCGCTGGCGCTGGTGCCCCGCGATCCGCAGCCGGTGGCCACCACGGCCTGA
- a CDS encoding GNAT family N-acetyltransferase, whose translation MKIRSGGSDDIPLILGMLDGAVEWLAAGGRTGQWGSEPWSGRPRAVARVGEIVAEGTPWVAEIDGEPAGTMTLTPGPGPYIAPAGEPEVYVHLLVTDRRFAGRGVGAALLEHAVAEARRQDISLLRVDCYAGDDGRLLAYYLAQGFGLVERFTANGDWPGALLARRI comes from the coding sequence ATGAAGATCCGATCGGGTGGCAGTGACGATATTCCCCTCATACTCGGCATGCTGGACGGTGCCGTGGAGTGGCTGGCGGCCGGCGGACGGACGGGGCAGTGGGGCAGCGAGCCGTGGTCGGGGCGGCCCAGGGCGGTGGCGCGGGTCGGGGAGATCGTCGCGGAGGGGACTCCGTGGGTCGCCGAGATCGACGGGGAGCCGGCCGGGACGATGACGCTCACCCCGGGCCCGGGACCGTACATCGCGCCCGCCGGGGAGCCCGAGGTGTATGTGCATCTGCTGGTGACCGACCGGCGCTTCGCGGGGCGGGGCGTGGGGGCCGCGCTGCTGGAGCACGCCGTGGCCGAGGCCCGGCGGCAGGACATCTCGCTGCTGCGCGTCGACTGTTACGCGGGGGACGACGGGCGGCTGCTCGCCTACTACCTCGCGCAGGGGTTCGGGCTGGTGGAGCGGTTCACCGCGAACGGGGACTGGCCGGGCGCCCTGCTGGCCCGCCGGATCTGA
- the thpR gene encoding RNA 2',3'-cyclic phosphodiesterase, with protein sequence MRLFAALFPDDGALRELERAVRPLRREDAEGVRWTPVAGWHLTLAFYGEVPDELVPELRQRLGAVAAAGSTLTLRLAGGGRFGDRALWAGVDGDTEPLTALATAARDTGTTLGLLPDERPGYVPHLTVALARRGARTALAPYAERLDAFAGRPWAAGELVLVRSETGPDGSRYSTEASWPLGGGAGG encoded by the coding sequence ATGAGACTTTTCGCCGCGCTCTTCCCGGACGACGGGGCGCTACGGGAACTGGAACGGGCGGTGCGCCCGCTGCGCCGCGAGGACGCGGAGGGCGTGCGCTGGACGCCGGTGGCCGGGTGGCATCTCACGCTCGCCTTCTACGGCGAGGTCCCCGACGAACTCGTCCCCGAACTGCGGCAGCGCCTGGGGGCGGTGGCCGCCGCAGGGAGCACGCTCACCCTGCGGCTGGCGGGCGGTGGCCGGTTCGGCGACCGCGCGCTGTGGGCCGGGGTGGACGGGGACACGGAACCCCTGACCGCCCTGGCGACGGCGGCCCGCGACACGGGCACCACCCTGGGCCTGCTGCCCGACGAGCGGCCCGGGTACGTACCGCACCTGACGGTCGCCCTCGCCCGGCGCGGCGCGCGCACCGCGCTGGCCCCGTACGCCGAGCGCCTCGACGCCTTCGCCGGCCGCCCGTGGGCGGCCGGCGAGCTGGTGCTGGTGCGCAGCGAGACCGGTCCCGACGGCTCCCGCTACAGCACGGAGGCGTCGTGGCCGCTGGGTGGCGGCGCCGGCGGCTGA
- a CDS encoding aldo/keto reductase → MKYTQLGRTGLKVSRLVLGTMNFGPFTDEAGSHAVMDAALGAGVNFFDTANVYGWGENKGRTEEIVGSWFGLGGGRREKTVLATKVYGSMHLGEGDPWPNEDRLSALNIRRAVEASLKRLNTDYIDLYQFHHVDRHTPWEEIWQAIDVLVQQGKILYAGSSNHAGWHIAQANEAAARRGSLGLVSEQCLYNLVERRAEMEVIPAAESYGLGVIPWSPLSGGLLGGAIRKENERGERRSGGGRAAEVLADPVRRAQVQAYEDLVAEHGLEPGEVGLAWLLTRPAVTGPIVGPRVAEQLESAVRAVELELSPELLAKLDEIFPGPGPSPEAFAW, encoded by the coding sequence ATGAAGTACACACAGCTGGGCCGCACCGGCCTCAAGGTCAGCCGTCTCGTCCTGGGCACCATGAACTTCGGCCCGTTCACCGACGAGGCGGGCTCGCACGCCGTCATGGACGCCGCCCTGGGCGCCGGCGTCAACTTCTTCGACACCGCCAACGTCTACGGCTGGGGCGAGAACAAGGGCCGCACCGAGGAGATCGTCGGCTCCTGGTTCGGGCTCGGCGGCGGGCGGCGCGAGAAGACGGTGCTGGCCACCAAGGTGTACGGCTCGATGCACCTGGGCGAGGGCGACCCCTGGCCGAACGAGGACCGGCTGTCCGCCCTCAACATCCGGCGCGCCGTCGAGGCCAGCCTCAAGCGGCTGAACACCGACTACATCGACCTCTACCAGTTCCACCACGTGGACCGGCACACCCCGTGGGAGGAGATCTGGCAGGCCATCGACGTCCTCGTCCAGCAGGGCAAGATCCTGTACGCCGGCTCCAGCAACCACGCCGGCTGGCACATCGCGCAGGCCAACGAGGCCGCGGCGCGGCGCGGCTCGCTCGGCCTGGTGAGCGAACAGTGCCTGTACAACCTGGTCGAGCGGCGCGCCGAGATGGAGGTGATCCCGGCCGCCGAGAGCTACGGGCTCGGCGTGATCCCGTGGTCCCCGCTCAGCGGCGGGCTGCTGGGCGGCGCCATCCGCAAGGAGAACGAGCGCGGTGAGCGCCGCAGCGGCGGCGGCCGGGCGGCCGAGGTGCTGGCCGACCCGGTACGGCGGGCGCAGGTGCAGGCGTACGAGGACCTGGTGGCCGAGCACGGCCTGGAGCCGGGCGAGGTGGGTCTGGCCTGGCTGCTGACCCGGCCCGCCGTCACCGGGCCGATCGTCGGGCCGCGGGTCGCCGAGCAGCTGGAGTCCGCGGTGCGGGCGGTGGAGCTGGAACTGAGCCCGGAGCTGCTGGCCAAGCTGGACGAGATCTTCCCCGGCCCGGGCCCCTCCCCCGAGGCGTTCGCCTGGTAG
- a CDS encoding esterase-like activity of phytase family protein, which produces MTVWSAAAGVMSAVLLAAAPGARPTQDEAPQRFTIEDERITESSGLAASTRHPGVYWTHNDSGYGPYLYAVDAATGRTVATLTLQGAEMRDVEAIHFGPDGALYVGDIGDNFDGGWDEVWIYRVPEPEVLADATVVPDVYRVRYDDGPRDAESLMVHPQTGRVYIASKKRKEPGALYAGPETLSTTEVNTFERVADIDLWMTDGAFSPDGTRLALRGYFTARMYEWTEEGLGEQINRQLLIPAQPQGESMTFTPDGRYLMYGSEGERSEVVPVELKGELLPESLREEEPEGDGEDEGEADSGAVPPAQGNDPADPDAQGGAEEDSAAFTRLLATFALGTVLVVALRRLLFSRRRRDG; this is translated from the coding sequence ATGACGGTCTGGAGTGCGGCTGCCGGAGTGATGAGCGCGGTGCTGCTGGCGGCGGCGCCCGGGGCGCGCCCGACGCAGGACGAGGCGCCCCAGCGGTTCACCATCGAGGACGAGCGGATCACGGAGTCCAGCGGTCTGGCTGCCTCCACCCGGCACCCCGGGGTGTACTGGACGCACAACGACAGCGGGTACGGCCCGTACCTGTACGCCGTGGACGCGGCCACCGGGCGGACCGTGGCCACCCTCACCCTCCAGGGCGCCGAGATGCGCGATGTGGAGGCGATCCACTTCGGCCCGGACGGGGCGCTGTACGTCGGGGACATCGGGGACAACTTCGACGGCGGCTGGGACGAGGTGTGGATCTACCGGGTGCCCGAACCGGAGGTGCTGGCGGACGCGACGGTCGTGCCGGACGTCTACCGGGTGCGGTACGACGACGGGCCGCGGGACGCCGAGTCACTGATGGTGCATCCGCAGACCGGGCGGGTCTACATCGCCAGCAAGAAGCGCAAGGAGCCTGGGGCGTTGTACGCCGGGCCCGAGACGCTGTCGACGACGGAGGTCAACACCTTCGAGCGGGTCGCGGACATCGACCTGTGGATGACGGACGGAGCGTTCTCACCGGACGGTACCCGGCTGGCGCTGCGCGGGTACTTCACCGCCCGGATGTATGAGTGGACGGAGGAGGGGCTGGGGGAGCAGATCAACCGGCAGCTGCTGATCCCGGCGCAGCCGCAGGGCGAGTCGATGACGTTCACGCCGGACGGGCGGTACCTGATGTACGGCTCGGAGGGGGAGCGCAGTGAGGTGGTGCCGGTGGAGCTGAAGGGCGAGCTGCTGCCGGAGAGCCTGCGGGAGGAGGAGCCGGAGGGCGACGGGGAGGACGAGGGGGAGGCGGACTCCGGTGCCGTACCGCCCGCGCAGGGCAATGACCCGGCCGACCCGGACGCGCAGGGCGGGGCGGAGGAGGACTCCGCCGCGTTCACCCGGCTGCTGGCGACCTTCGCGCTGGGAACGGTCCTGGTGGTGGCGCTGCGCCGCCTGCTGTTCAGCCGTCGTCGGCGGGACGGGTGA
- a CDS encoding TetR/AcrR family transcriptional regulator produces the protein MSTAHNGGSEDITRSLRLMWEGRETPNRGPRPGLSLDAIVTAAIELADRDGIAALSMRKVAAELGVGAMSLYRYVPGKEELLDLMLDRVNGPDPGETMEPAPGTGWRERLEQVARGSYATYLRHPWLLQVNQSRPLLGPNALLGFEFSLTGLRGLPLSGREKVAVIQTLDAYVTGLARTHVLAQQLSEQSGMSDQEFWDTQAPLMEIAHRSGAYPEVFALSEDAFDITGDEIFAFGLDRVLDGLARYFTRPADDG, from the coding sequence ATGAGCACGGCACACAACGGCGGCAGCGAGGACATCACGCGCAGCCTGCGTCTGATGTGGGAGGGGCGGGAGACCCCGAACCGCGGCCCGCGCCCCGGGCTCAGCCTGGACGCCATCGTCACCGCCGCCATCGAACTCGCCGACCGCGACGGGATCGCCGCCCTGTCCATGCGCAAGGTCGCCGCCGAACTCGGCGTCGGCGCCATGAGCCTGTACCGGTACGTCCCGGGCAAGGAAGAACTCCTGGACCTGATGCTCGACCGGGTCAACGGCCCCGACCCCGGCGAGACCATGGAGCCCGCCCCCGGCACCGGCTGGCGCGAACGCCTCGAACAGGTCGCCCGCGGCTCCTACGCCACCTACCTGCGCCACCCCTGGCTGCTCCAGGTCAATCAGTCACGCCCGCTGCTGGGCCCCAACGCCCTGCTGGGCTTCGAGTTCTCCCTCACCGGGCTGCGCGGACTGCCCCTCAGCGGCCGGGAGAAGGTCGCCGTCATCCAGACCCTCGACGCCTACGTCACCGGGCTGGCCCGCACCCACGTCCTGGCCCAGCAGCTCTCGGAGCAGAGCGGCATGAGCGACCAGGAGTTCTGGGACACCCAGGCGCCCCTGATGGAGATCGCCCACCGCTCCGGCGCCTACCCCGAGGTCTTCGCGCTGTCCGAGGACGCCTTCGACATCACCGGGGACGAGATCTTCGCCTTCGGCCTCGACCGGGTGCTCGACGGCCTCGCCCGCTACTTCACCCGTCCCGCCGACGACGGCTGA